CCACAGATACAATGAGGAAACAGAGCCCAGAGAGAAGTGAGACTGAGAGAGACACATAAAGCtgcagggtgggagtgggggtgggagcatGCGCTGCCTTGCCCTGCGCTGCCCTTATGTTCACCGGCCAGGGAGGGAGAGTCAGGGCAGGCAGAGTGGACAGAAGGGCTGCTGCCTAGAGGGTCTCTGGGGTCAAACAGTAATTGTAGAGGTAGCCAGAGGATGGGTGGGGCAGCGTCCAGCGGAGATTATCCAGTCACTGCACAGCCCGGGGTTTAAAGATGTTTTCCATGGAGCAAAATCCCTTGATTCAGAGGGAGTTTCCTGAGCCACCTGGGACAAGTTCCTCCCTTCCTGGATCCATCTGTGACTAACCAGTGGGGTCCAGTGGTCAAGGACCAGTCCTCTAGGGTTACAGGAGAACATAAACACCAGCCAAAAACTTCCCAGCTACTTGGGGCCACTGCATTGACTCCCCACATTCACCCGAGGCCTTTTCTCACCTTTAtttattccactgagccactcctgGGCCGTCATAGAGGGCTGGGCACCTGGCGTGGGTGGGTAGATGTCCTCTTGGTAGGATTCTGACTGCGAGAGAATCAGGACAGTGAGGGTGGAGAGCCCCCTTAGTGATCTGGGGGTGCAGCTCTCCCTAACCTCTGTgaactgaggaaactgaggcccagagagcaaaGTGAcaggcccaaggtcacagagtaaCTCAAGAGCAGAGGTGGGGTGACAGTCGGGACTCCTAGCTCCCAGGGACAGCTCACTGACCAGGAGAAAGGCCTTTCCTTTGAGGCTATCAGCTGCCCTGTTGCTGCCCCAGGGGGGTGGGCTCCAGGGTCCGAGTCCTGGGGTCCTTCTTTCTCCTGGAGGGATTCCCCACCTCCCTTGCAGACAGCCCTGCCACCCTTACCCGTCGGGGTACAATCATGGATATGGGCTCAATGAGGCTTTTGGTTGTAATCAGCTTGTAGAAGCGGAAGATCTCGCAGGAGGACACTTCGAGACCTCTCTTTGGCATAACACCTGCGGACAGACAGCCAAGGGGGGCCCAGAGGTTCCTCAGGGTGGGCTGCACACCTGGAAGTGAACAGAGaccaccctcctcccacctcccttcctTCAACAAACAGTCCCACACACtaggccaggccctgtgctggggaaAAGGGGTTGAAATCATTCAGACTCTGCCCCTACTTTCGAGGATTTAAGTGATTTTAGCTGAATCTTTACAGGCAGTGTGCTCTGCTCAACACCCTCCATTGCCATCCCCACAGTTCCCCACCCAGATACTCTTAAGAGATTGACTCCAGCTTCCCTTTGATTAGTCTTAACATGCTatcttttatgtgtgtgtgtgtctttttagggccatacctggggcatatggaagttcccagactaggggtcaaattggagctgcagatgacttcctatgccacagccacagcaaaatcagatctgagtcatgtctgcaaactacaccacagctcatggcaacgccagatccttaacccactgagtgaggccagagattgaaccctcctcctcatggataatagtcgggtttgttaccactgacccatgatgggagcGCCTTAACATGCTATCTTTCTCTAttcctttactgtttttttttttctttttttgctttatagggccataccatacctgcagcatatggaggttcccaggctagaggttgaattggagctgcagccactggtctacaccacagccacagcaacttgggatccaagctttatttgcgacctacaccacagctgaatccttaacccactgagggagtcctcatggatactagtggggttcgttactgctaagccacaaaaggaactctgccatccatttacttttttttttttttgtctttttagggctgcacctgtggcatatggaggttcccaggctaggggtcgaatccgagctacagctgccagcctacactacagccatagcaacacaggatctgagttgcatctgcaacctacaccacagctcacagcaatgccggatatttaacctactgagcaagaccagggattgaacctgtatcttcatggatgctagtcaggttcatttcccctgagccacgacaggaactcccatcccttTACTTTTAATCAAGCTGTGTCTTTATGTATATGTTTCCTGTAGACTGCATATAGttgtatcttattattttttttaattttttttttatccccgAACACACTTAAAAAGTAGGGCCTCTCTCTTAGGTCAGTGCCTCCTATTGCCTTGCTGCTGTTTGGGCTAGAGCACCTTCATCTTCTGCCCATGCTGTGCTCAGCTTCCCTTTTGGCTCCTCAAGTCTTGCCTCCTCCAGGAACCCCTCCCTGACTTCCTCCTGTGTGATCCCAGAGAACCTCCCACACACCTCAACCAGAATTCTCATCAACTCAGAAAGCTGATCTGCTCTCTCCACTCTGGAATGTGAGCCCCTCCAGGTCCCTCTGCATCTGACTTATCTTTGTCTCCCGAGGCCCCAAGTGGCCTTGGTGTCCCACACTCACCTATCCCCTTCTGTGGGTTATAGGAGCGGTATTCGGTCAGATAGTTCAGGTGCGGTTTGTCAGCGCTCACCTCATAATAGCGGATGTTTCCGTCTCCCTGAGGAGAGGAAGGTACAATTCAGAGCTGGGTCCCATCAGCCCCCCTACTGGCCCCCATTGCCATGTAGCAGAAACCTGGCATTCACTCTGAGTCAAGAGTTGGCAAAGCCACCTCACACAAGGGCACACCAAAGAACTGTCACTAAGGCAGTGGAGGGGGGGTTTCCTAATTTTAACACTCAATCTTCTCAACCAAGACCCGAAGCCCACCCATGTGCCTCCAAGACAGAGGCTCTGGGAGCACAGGCCTGAGCCCTACTCCCATCTGAATCACACCCAAAGGTCAGAGGTGGGGTGTCCTGAGACTGTCCAGAGGGTCTTACCCCTGGGGCAGTTCTGGTTGTCACTGTCATAATGACTGGGCAGAGGTGGGTGGGCATGGCTCCTGGCATTGGTGGATGGGGGCCAGGGATGCCAAATACAGGAGAGTCCTACTCAAGACCCACTTTGCTCCAAATTGGAAGGTGCCACTGCTGAGAAACACCAACTGGTCCTTTCTCATCCGGACCCAGAACTGGGGAGGGTCTAGCTCAGGGTGGCTGCCCAAAGCCCTGGCCCCAGGTGTTCCTGTGGAGCCGGAAAGGTGGGGACTCACCAGGGGTGAGAGTATCCAGCCACTCTTTcctgtccctgcccctgccctgcaccCCAAGGGCCCCAAGCTGCTGCCTGGTCACCAGAGGGACTAGGCGTGGGGTAGTTCTGCCTCCCGCCTCAGGGGTCCGGGCAGCCACCTCCATCCCGTGCCAGACTGACCTTCCCCACCACGTAGAGCATGTTGGTGTCCGGGTCATAGAAGGGAAACAGCACACCTGAGGAGCCATCCAGGTCCTCCTCCgtgagaggcacagagaggttgtcCTGCAAGGGAAGGGAGACCAGGAAGGCCCGTGGGTCCCTCACAGAGGCCTTGATGGTGTTCTCTGAGATAAGATTTCCTCCCACAgggctgtgtgtgcatgtgcatgcgtgTATgcgtgtatgcatgtgtgtgtgtgtgtgtgtgtgcgtgtgtgtgtgtgtgtgtgtgtgtgtgtgagagagagagagagagagagaaagaccccCACCTTTTCTCTTGCCAGCCTTTTGCCTTTAATGAATCACTTCTCACACACATGATGTCACTCCAGCCCTCACCCTCCTGCTTTAGATCTACTATAGTAGAAGGAGattcagagagagaggaagtgattTGTCCAACTCTGGCCAAGGGCTCCTTCAAATCAATCCTACTTGGCCTGGCTCCTCCCtcaaccccctcccccctgccccacgGGCCCTGACCAGGCGCACACGCCTCCCTATTTCATTCCAAGTCATCACTCCAGCTGTTCCCTCCTCTCAGAAGGccctctcctcccatcccctcaATGCTAGTCCCAGACCCAGCCAGCTCCCCTTCCCCACACAGAGGCTTCTTCTGGGTCCTGACCCCTCCCCGTCCTTGAATGACAAGAGGCACAAGGTCTGGGCAGGCACCATCAGGCTGTTAGTGGCGTCTCCCTGGTTTTCATCAATCAATCCCATCAGCCAGTGCACgcgtgaatgaacaaatgaagtcAGGGCGCAGCTGAGGGGGCGCTGGTGGGGTTGCTCAAAAGACTCACCTGGTCCCACAGGGCCATCTGCCGGTTGTTCCATCGGGATGTGCCCGTGGACAGCAGCTTCTTCAGGTTCCCCAGAAACAGCACTTTGTTGGCCCGGTGCCCCTTGTAACTGGCTTCCTGCAGGGGTGGACATGTGTAGCCAGGGAGTCCCTGCCTTTGCTTCTGCTATTTCTTCACCTggaattccttcctttcctgtcccagctctgcctggagAATCATGCTAGAGataccacctccaggaagccttcttggGTCTCTCCCATCCGCAGGGAATCTTTCCCACTATTTTTGTTTAGAGAATTCTTTTTCTGAGCTAGGACAGAAGCAAATTCTGGCCCAGCTCCATGCTCTTCTAGATTATGACTGAGTACCCACTATATGCAAGGCATGGGGCTGGGTGGGCCCTGACACTTgacttatctcatttaatcctcccggAGGAAGGACTAGTGGCCCACTgctgcagatgagaaaatagaggctCAGAGAGCAGAACGTGCTTGTCTAAGGTCTCACAGTGGATAATCAGTGGTGCCCTGAGGTCTCTTGACCCCATGCTATGCCTCCTGACAGAGCCGAGGCATAGTGACAAGCTTTGGAGGTAGAccaggttcaagtcccagctttcGATATGGGCCAGTGAGTCACTTAGCCTCTTTGgcttcagttgcctcatctgaaaaatggggatggcATCGTCTACACCTCCCAGCAGATGGGACCACGCATCTGGCTTGACCAGAACACGGACGGCATTACTGCCCTGTCCTCAGAAACTTCCCCCGTTCCCACTCCATTCCTtgctcctcccacccccggcCAGACCCCAGCCCGGCACTGACCTGAAGCACAGCCCCTGCTCGGGGGTCGAGAACCCGAATCTTGCGGTCTTTACAGGCAGTGGCCAGCAGGCTGCCGTTGGTGTTGAAGGACATGGAGAGGATCACGTCTTGGTGACAGGTAATGGTCCTCACGGGGCTCATGATTACAGACTCCTTTGTATCCAGGTTCCAGACCATCACCTACATGGCAGTGAGCCGGCTCTGAGCACAGcaggcaccccaccccacccagactCACACACCAGCCAGGCTGCAGTGAAATGCGGTATCCCCAGGAGGGAAGCCACAGATGGCAGTCTGGCCAAGAGGCCTCAGGTGGGAGGATGGATCTGCCGGCTAAGGCTGCCATGTGGCaggagggggaggctgggagtCAGGCTATCTGGCCGTGAAAAGAAAACACCATCTGTTTGGAGCAGTGAAACATCCATGCTGGGAGGACCCAACGGGACTGGCTCGTCTGGAGGGTTTAGTCATTAGCAACCGTTTCCACCACACAGGTAAAAGGGGCTGCCGTGGTGAGCTGCACAGGCTGTGTGCTGCACAGCTCTGGGGAAACCCATTCCCATAGTCTATAATGTAAATAGTGCCCCCTGGAGTTGTTTGCAGAATACACTGTATAACTATAGGCAATAGCATACCCTACATAAACAGATAATAAAGCATGTCTGATCAGAAAGCGGAAAAGGCCCTCTCAGCCACTCCTATCCCATCCTCTTATCCATCACTGAGGCCCTGAGCTACATCTGTAAAGCCCTACAGAGCTGTGAAGGGAAGAGTTTaaaagccacagctatgaccacAATGATCCCATTTGTGTACAGACTgagaaaccgaggcccagagaagaCAAGGGACTTTCCCAGGTCACATTGAAAGTCAGGGACTGAGTGGGATTAGAATCTAGGTCTccttgggagttccagttgtggctcagtgttaacaaacccaacccttatcaatgaggatgcgggttcgatccctggcccccgctcagtaggttaaggatccagtgttgccatgagctcttaTGTATATTGCAGACATAGCTtgatccctgcattgctgtggctgtggtgtaggccaacagctgcagctctgattcaacccctagcttgagataTTCCATATGCTGGCAGGTTCCCCATCCACAGGGCTTCCAGCTTGTTAGCTTGGCAGTCAATGGAGCAGGGGGAGGCTTCTCCAGGTTTGATCCTTCACATTCTCTCCAGGAAGACAATGGATTGAATAGTGACCCCCAAAACTCATGTCTACCTGGAACTCAGAATGTGATATTATTTGGAAATGGGTCTTTGAGGATGTAATGAGTTACAATGAGGTCACACTGGGTTTGGGTGGACCCTAAATCCAGTGACTcaggtccttataagaagaggagaggacgcAGATACACAGAGAAGGCAGAAGACAGAAGCGGATTGGAGTGGTCCAACTACAAATCAAAGAATGCTTGGAGCCActagaagctagaagaggcaCAGGATTCTGCCCTAGAATCTTTGGAAAAAGTATGACCCTCCTAACACcctgattttggatttctggtctccagaactgtgtgagaatccatttgtttgttttgctctttttagggcatgggtggcctatggaaattcccaggctaggtgtctaatcggagctgcaactgcctgcctacaccacagccatagcaacgtaggatccgagcctcatctgtgacctacaccacagctcacagcaacaccagatccttaaccttctgagcgaggccaaggatcgaacctgagtcctcacggatactagttggattcgtttccattgcaccactacaggaactcctgagaatacatttctgttgtcttAACCCACTTGATTTGGTCCTGTGTCAGGGCAGCCTCAGGAAGCTAACATACAGACCTACCTTGTAGTCATAGCCGGAGCTGAAGAGGATGTTGGCGGCTGTGGGGTGCCACTCCACCAGGCCCACTCTGCGGGCGTGGCCAACCAGCTCCTTCTTGCAGACTGTGAGGTTCTTTGTCATCAGCTGCTTGGGGATGTCCCAGATTTTAATCTGTCAGGGGAGACACAGCCCAAGGGCAGTGTTAGCCAGGGTTACCTCGGTATCCCCACAACCCCAAGCTACAGAACAGGCAGTGCTCAGCAGAAGGGCCAGGAGAACTCTCTGTATCTGCCTGTCACTCAGTGGAGAGGCAGCTGGGACCCCTCAGAGGGACAGGGGCTTAGCCAAGGTCCTCCAGCCTCAGCAGGGGCTGGAGGTGAGCCCAGGCTTCTGATAATCCTTGCAATCCTAATGACCTGAGgcagtgggtgaatggatgggaCACAGGCCTAATTCCCAGGCTGGATGTCAGAGCATATTGGCGTCCCAGCCTAGAATATCCCTTAAAGTACAGTAGGCTACCCCATCCTGGTCCCAAAGGCTTAGGGTATAGCTTCGAATGCCAAGGGGAAGAGTTTATGCTATTTCCTCAGGCCATTAGGGAGCCAGAGCTGTCTCTGGAGCAAGACAGGGCAGGGAAAACCTCTTCGTTTATAGGGACCCCTTTGGATGTCCTGGAAGAGAAAAGACTCAAGGCCAGAAGGCAGGGTTGGATGGGGTCACAGGCTTATATTTCACAGTGAGGGCCTCGTAGGAGGGGCTGCAGCTTCCTTCCAGAGTCGGGTTGTTGAGGATGGAAGGGGCTTACATGGTAGAAAGTAAGCTCCCCTTCATGGAGGCagagaaatggaggcacagagtgATGCTGCAGAGGGTGACAAAGTTTTTCCAAAAGATGGGCTTTCCCATTAGAAAATGAATCTCACTGAATCTTCCTTAGATGGTGGGAGCTATTATGCCCATCTTATAGAGGGAGGACTGAGGCCCATAGAGAGGAGGGGTGGAGCCCCAAGTCCCACAGAGCCCAGAACTTCTCCTTCTCAATCTAACTTACCCCCTCTGCACACAGTGACCTCATCTCATGAAGGATGAAGGAGTCAGGAGTGTTGGAGCTGAGTCCAGAcaccctctgtctccctctgtcccAGTCCTAGTCCTCTCGGAAAAGGGAACCGCCTCACGCACTGACACTCACCGTGGCATCTTCTGAACAGGAGGCGATCTCAAAATCATCAAAAGGATTCCACTTGACGTCTAAGACGTTCCCTCTGTGTCCGCAGACCTTCGGGTAGTGGGGGTCCAACTTTCCTGTCTGAAAAAAGTGCCCAGGAAggttggggagggcagggggctacTTCCACTTTAGCATGTGGATGGTCACTCA
The nucleotide sequence above comes from Phacochoerus africanus isolate WHEZ1 chromosome 2, ROS_Pafr_v1, whole genome shotgun sequence. Encoded proteins:
- the CORO2A gene encoding coronin-2A, with the translated sequence MSWHPQYRSSKFRHVFGKPASKENCYDSVPITRSVHDNHFCAVNPHFIAVVTECAGGGAFLVIPLHQTGKLDPHYPKVCGHRGNVLDVKWNPFDDFEIASCSEDATIKIWDIPKQLMTKNLTVCKKELVGHARRVGLVEWHPTAANILFSSGYDYKVMVWNLDTKESVIMSPVRTITCHQDVILSMSFNTNGSLLATACKDRKIRVLDPRAGAVLQEASYKGHRANKVLFLGNLKKLLSTGTSRWNNRQMALWDQDNLSVPLTEEDLDGSSGVLFPFYDPDTNMLYVVGKGDGNIRYYEVSADKPHLNYLTEYRSYNPQKGIGVMPKRGLEVSSCEIFRFYKLITTKSLIEPISMIVPRRSESYQEDIYPPTPGAQPSMTAQEWLSGINKGPVLMSLRPGSELLSPRLLPPERPLSNSTAPTSPRLFNQTERLVAEDGQRPFSLLEERAPKWATEHRLEEKKSWLTNGFDIFECPPPKTENELLQMFYRQQEEIRRLRELLTQREVQAKQLELEIKNLRMGSERF